The DNA window cacccttcttttctctctccacccacccaacccccttctttcttttactttcaaacctttttttttttttttttgccaccacAAACTGCAGCGTCCAAGGCCCATGGGCTGGATCCTGTGCCCTAGGAGCACCTAGGAAGCCTTGCTGCATCCCCGCCCGCATATCTGGGGCACCAAGAGAGACAGAGCCGTGATCCAGGCTCGCCTCATTCCTCATCTTGGGAGAACCGGACCAACTTCCCCAAAAGGTCTTGCCGTGCAGAATTGGCCCGGATTAATAAAGAACAGGCCTGCCCCAGGCACCCACCCTCCCAGTTGCGTGCATTCAGTCCCTGCGTTTGTCTCTCGCATGGTAACCGGCTGAAGAAGATGGGTGGGGGATGACAATACGGATCGCCCCGAggttatttattttcccttccaCTCAATCTCTTCTTCCCCAAATCTCGCCTGCAAGCTGCCTCCAGCCCGCGGGAGTCGGCAGCGGCCCTTAAGCCCCCAGCCCCAATCCACAGGGCTCGGCTTTCCCATTCATTATTGATCATATCTTATAAATCCAACGCCACACAATTTTTTTCACATTACCAGGAGCCGTGGGGAGGCGGCCCGGCCGTTGGCGGAGGGGACGTCACGTGGGCAGGGGTCACGTGGTCCGGAGAGGAAAAAGGGGGTCCTTTTTGGTGTAAATCTGGACTCTAATTCTGTAATATATCAAGGAATCTCGTAAAACCGACACTAAAACGTCCCTGCCTACAAATTATCTGGTCAAATTATGAGTTCATTGTATTATCcgaatgctttattttctttttttcttttttttcctaaatatccAGCCTCAAGTTTGGTTTTCGCTATGGGAGCCTCCCCCAACAAACTTCTTGTGTGTTTGCTTCCAACCCCCAGCGCCCGGGCTATGGAGCGGGTTCGGGCGCTTCCTTGCCGCCTCAATGCAGGGCTTGTACCCCGGCGGCGGCGGGGGTGCATGACGGGCCAGAGCGTGGCCGCGTCTACCCCGCTGCTACAGGCTCGAGCGGAGTTCCTTCAACATGCACTGCGCGTCCTTTGAGCAGAATCTCTCCGGGGTGTGTTTGGGCGACTCCGCCAAGGCGGCGGGCACCAAGGAGCAGAGGGGCTCGGACTTGGAGGCCAAGAGTAACTTCTGGATCTACACCTAGATGTGAAGCTCAGGTAACACCGCCCACCAAGCTGTCCCGGGCCCCAGGGGCACATTACCCAGGAGGCGCCCCCTTCCCGGCAGGGCGCCCCTTTCCGCGTCCAGAGTGCTCCCAGCCGGAGGTCGGTCCTGGAAGGCTGCACCCAGCAGGCCGTCCCCGCCCCCATATTTGCTGGTGCCCTCAGGCTCGCTCTGCTTCCCAGTGGATCTCTCTTTGCTGACACCATGGCGCTGCGAGCCCCCAGCCCGCCCCTACCCTTCCTCTCAGCCTTTTAGCTTTAAATCTTTATCAGGAGCCCTGGCACGGGCTGGAGACAAGGCCGTTTGTCTTGCGGAGGAAGGCTGGTGTTTGCAGAGAATAGCCATTAGGGTCTCCCCGGCTTTCCCAGCTAAAGATCTCAGCCCTGGGTGTGTCCCCTGCCCCAGCTCGGATAAGGTATGGGGGAGGGGGCCATAGCGCTAAGCAATTCTCCCCCGCGCCTTCCTTTCCAGCCAACCCCGCTCCCCCATTATTCCCATCAGGGCAATTAGAGGTGGGCTCTAGAGGCCTGGCGGGAGGAGAGGACCCAGCCAGGGACACAGAGCTAGAGAggcaggtggagggaggggcCTGAAGCCAAGGGAGATGAGCCTCCTGATCCCAGTGAACTTGGGTGGGAGAACTAGAAAGGGGCATTGTCTTCATGGGAGTGCAGCTGGCTTCGTGAGGTGCTCTTCCTAGGGCTCCAAGGCACCCTAAAGAACTGTCCAAGTTTGGAGGTGTCACTCCAGGTAAGTGACTCTCTTCTTGTGGGAGGGGCTAGGACTCTCTGGAGCCAAATCAAAACTAGAGAGTGCAGTTCACCCAGCCAGCTGCTGCAGGAaccccaagaggctgaggttccATGAGGTCCCTGCCAAGTCTGACCCAGACATCTTTTTCTGCAGTGTTCCAAAGCAGACGAACTTGGGGGCTAGCCCCAAAGTCCAGAAGACCCAAGACTCATGGTCAGAGTCACCCAACCCAGCGAAAGTCAGGGGCCAGAAGGAGCCGAGCTCTCACACCATCAGTATTGGTGGTTATAGACCCCATTACCTGCTCCATAGCTTAACTGCCTTTCCAGTTGATTTATCAAGGCCCCACGTTTTCTGCTCATAAGCATTTCAGCTTGGCTTTTATCTGACTTGAAACTAGGGCCCCTAGCCCCTCCTCCCCTGTCTCCTTCCCAGGAGGGCTGACATCAGCACCTCTTTCAAGTCTCCTCAGGATTCTGGGCCTAACACAGAAGTTCCCCTCTACCCTTCAGCCCCCACCACCCAGATACTCCCATGTTCCATCCCATCCCAGGCTGCTATCTCTCCTCTTCCCCTGTGCCCTCCTGGCGGCCCAAAGATTGCTTCAGAGAGCTGGGCTGTCTaggcaagcaggcaggcaggacaGCCTGGCCCTGGCTGGAGCTTAGCCACCCACTGGAAAAGAATCATCAGAGGGTCACTGCTGTCAGACCAACTCTTTGCTCCAAGGAAATCTGCAAATTCTTACCTTCTCAGTCCACAACATGCTGGGGATGAGTTGGGGGGACTGGGCCTTTGAGGCCCCTTTGTCTGCTTTTCTTCTTGGGAAACGTTCTCAAGCTAGGCCTGGCACCCCACTCTAGGGTCACCTGCATGGTTTCTGTTGGTCTCCACTGGAAAGACCATCAGATCAGCATTCAAAAGAGGGGGATTAGAGTCCTTGATCCCAGAGAGTGGAAGGAGAATTAACCTCCCCCCATCCCACTTGCACCCCTTAGCCGCAGAGCCTTTAAGAGCCAGCAGGTTACTTTCCTGGGTTCAGAAGCTCTAGGCTGAAAAAGACTTCTTGGATGGAAAATGGGAATGTTTGCCTTGAGAAGTCTGTAGAAAATTCTGCAATTAGGGGAAACTGCAGCTGGAGTAAAGGCTGGGGTATGGAAAGCCAGAATTTGGTTTAGTGGAAAATGGGCTTCTTTGCCCATCAACTTCAAATCACATACAGGGTCTAAGAGGGAGGTGGGCACTCTCTTGGCGTTTTCTGTACTCACTGATTTTCCTCTAAATACTGTGCGCAGGAATCGACCGCAAACAAGGCCGCCAGACCTACACCCGCTACCAGACCCTGGAGCTGGAGAAAGAATTTCACTACAATCCCTACCTGACGCTGCGGCGGCGCATGGAGATCGCGCATGCGCTCTGCCTCACGGAAAGACTGCTCAAGACTTGGTTTCAGAACCCGCccataaagtggaaaaaggagaacAAGACCGCGGGCCCCGGGACCACCGGCCAGGACAAGGCTGAAgcacaggaggaagaggaagagtgagGGATGGAGAAAGGGCAGAGGAAGAGAcatgagaaagggagaggaggagaagcccAGCTCTGGGAACTGAATCAGGAAACTCAAATagggaagtggaaaaaaaaacctatttaaatgaaaggtttaaaaacattttttaaggagggagaaaggggaaaatTTGGTTTTTcaacactgaaaaaataaagagaaggggAAGCAACGGCTCTCACGTTGGGACAATATTGTCTGGAAGCTGAAGAAGAAACTGAATGCTCCTTGTTTCCTCCTACGCATTCCTTTCAATccggagggggaaaaaaatcccaagtTCTGCAAAGGTAAAGGAGATTCTacaattttcttcttgttcttttgcATGGCTTTTGTGGCTGGGTGGGGCTTGggtttttctccctcctcccccgcTCCAAGAAGGGGCTGAACCCCATCTCTGGGCGCTGCAGGGAGAAGCTTCCCAGGAAATTTGGTGGTGGAGAGAGGGGTGGCTGCTTCCTGGAGggggggccaaggcagggaaAGTGGGAAGAGGAATCAAAAGGGGGCCAGGAGACCAGATCTAAGTCGCCTTTTTAAGCTTGGAGGAGAGACTCAAGCAAGGGGGCTGTGAAAGAGAGGATGGGAGGTATCCGGGCACCCAAAGAAGCCAGTGGTTCTGGCCTCCGCGGGCTtgcccctctccctcctgccatcCCTCCCTTGTCCCGGCCTCTGGCTATTGCCCCCGCgcagttctcttgcctgctgcgGATATCGCTGGGTTCCCCGCAGCATTAGCATGTGGGGTGGTGGCGCTAAGGGACGTCCTGGTCTCTATAGGGCCTGGAATCTCCGCCAAGGCCGGCCAGGGAGAGGAAGCGACTAgacaaacacagaaaagaaaatttacagaGAAATAGTCACCATCTCCCTTCGGagacatttttgaaattaaaggGCTGTGAGTGGAGGCACCAAAAACGAGGGAGAcaccctccccgccccgccccaccagGAAGCCTGCCCGAGAATGCCCAAGTCTCTCTCCACTCCCACAGGAGGGAGCCTTGCTCTCAGGGAGACAGTTTTGTGGTCTTAATGCTGTAGGTTACAGCTGTTGGTTTCTGCGCGATATTGATTCTATTACTTGCGTTGTATTGCTATGGGATGTGTGGATTTCGGTGGAAGAAAAAATTGCCATGTGTGTATCTGATATGATAACATTTCCAACTTTCCTGGGTCCAGACATGGTGATTGTGGAGAAGCTGTTAAGTGCATTTTTGTTTTaggcttataaataaaaataaaaaagaaatgaaagaagaaaataaaaagaaaatccaattatGGGACCTAGTGGCGTCTAAACTGGAAAGCTAACTGGCACTGAGCTCAGACAGTCCCGTACCTCAGGTATCCAATTTTATCCCTCAGTCAGGCCTTctagggggtggggagggcggaGAACCATtgggcaggagacagagattcCTAAAGTAGCTGGTGGGGTGGAAGCAGGTGCCAGCCTTGAGGCAAGGACTTTAAAAATGGGGTAAGGAAGCTTCTGGGGAAGCTTCCAGCCAAGAGATAAGTGATGCTGGCTGTGGAGGGCAGGAGAGATTGTGATTTAGTTTGGTTTGCACGAACGTGtgattgcttttctctttcttaagaCCAGAAGCAGGACGTTCAGCCTTGGGCTTCTGGTTGCCCCAGAGTTACAGGGTCTGGGGAGTGTTGGAAGTGATGGTATATTTATTATCTGAGTCCTAAGCTAGGAGAGGGACGACGCCACTTGTGGCGCGGAAGAGGTGGCTTTGTGGCCCCAGGTAGTGCCCTAGGTTCAGGCCCGGCCTGGGCGCCCGGAGGGACCGCTCGGCTTCGTAGCGAGAGTTCTCCGCCAGCACCCACGGCACTTGGGCCTATTCTCAAGGGAAAAATTTCCCAAACCCACTCATACTGAAGGTGTTTTTCTCCTGTAGTCTTAGGGGGTTATAAATCCTCCCTCAGACAGTTTGCTGTGACCCAAATTATGCAGTTTGCTGCCATCTACCGTCCGTTCGTAGACACGCGCTTCGGCGCCTCAAGCCCCGCGACACTGTCCAGCGGTATCGGACCCCTGGAGCCCCGGCCGTGCAGGGTCCACGGGATCCGGGGGATTTCGGGCCCACACCGACGCTCTCAGCTGGATCTTGGTTCCCCGGTGTGGGCTAGAGAATAGAAGTCTCTCCTCCACCCATCAACCCCAATTTCCCACTACCCCCTCCCCCGCCCATCCCAGTCCCAAACCTGGTGGCTGGCAGGGGAAGCGGCTTCCTCTAGGGCATGTTTAAAAAGGTCTAATTCTGCTTCCAGCGGGCAGGGGCCCTGAACCAAAGGGTGGAGGGATCAGAGCCGAGACCCCCACCAtcatccccacctccacccccaccccaccaagtcGCCGCCGGAGAGGATGAGGCCGCTTGGGACATCTGAAGCCAACGCTGTTCAAggtttatttggttttcttctcAGCCAAGGGAGGAGACCCTTAGGGCAGGCGCTGGCCCGGCAGTTCCACTCGGTTGGCAAAAGACAAACCGGGTCTGTGTTCTCCTGGTTGGCTGGTGGGTCTTGCCAGTTCCTTGGTTGGTGGGTCCGTGGTGAAGGAATTGAACCGAGTTTTCTGGAAACTGTTGATGTCTGCAAGTGAGTGCCGATCCCCTTCCCCATTCTCGATCTTTTCAAGCGAAGTCGATCTAAATATGATTTGGGAAAAATTTGGTAGTGGGTCTGGGGCCAAATCGTTAAGGAGCCACATCGTCGTAATTTCCGTTCCTGTTGGACCCTTCACATTGGCTTAACTCGACCGCCTTCCCAAGAGGAGGTGACCAGGGCAAGGCTATGCGCCTCTGTTGCAGCCTTTGAATATTGGCCCCTGTCTCACGGGTTACTGATTAGCTTGGGCTTTCAAGCCATAGGAGGAAGCTCCAGCAGTTCCTTTAAAGGTGCTGTGGTCCCCGTTCCTGGGTGGGGGTAGGGTTCCAGGGAATTGCTTGCGGTGCCAGGCAAACCAAGGTGTTGCCAGAGTCTGACCCAGGCTAGAGGAGCTGAAGAGGTTAAGCGGCCTGGTAGTGCTGGGGACAAACACTGTGGCTGCAACCCCCACCCGCTTTCGGCGCCTCTGGAGCAGctcttttcagcttttctgcagCGAGAGTGACTTTCTGGCGGCTATAAGGCCCAGCTCAGTGAGTTGCTCTATAGGAGGCCCTGAGGGGGCCAGCCCTAGAAGGTCCTTGGCCCCTCCGAGATTGTTTTGCTTTTGGGCAATCCAAAGGACATGCAGAGAAGTCAAGCTGGTACATGGTATTGAAACACTTCAGCGTCCTTAGGTTGCCCCCTGGGCCTGCAGGTAGGAAACCAGGAGAGTGGGCTCAGTGCTACTGTTCACTCCCCCTAAAGAT is part of the Nomascus leucogenys isolate Asia chromosome 17, Asia_NLE_v1, whole genome shotgun sequence genome and encodes:
- the LOC100579470 gene encoding LOW QUALITY PROTEIN: homeobox protein Hox-B7 (The sequence of the model RefSeq protein was modified relative to this genomic sequence to represent the inferred CDS: inserted 2 bases in 2 codons; substituted 3 bases at 3 genomic stop codons), whose translation is MSSLYYPNALFSFFLFFPKYPASSLVFAMGAXPQQTSCVFASNPQRPGYGAGSGASXAASMQGLYPGGGGGAXRARAWPRLPRCYRLERSSFNMHCASFEQNLSGVCLGDSAKAAGTKEQRGSDLEAKSNFWIYTXMXSSGIDRKQGRQTYTRYQTLELEKEFHYNPYLTLRRRMEIAHALCLTERLLKTWFQNPPIKWKKENKTAGPGTTGQDKAEAQEEEEE